The sequence GAGATTCAGCAGGGTGATTTCAGAAATTGCGCTCTGTTGATCCATGGTGTGGAAATGTTTCAGTCCTGAGCGGCCTTGAGACTCTCCAGAATCTTCTTAACCGACGGCCGGTCGGCAGTGTGATCTTTCCCCACGTAGGCCAGGAGGACATTCCCCTGCTTATCGATGACATACGTCGAAGGATGGGCGTTCTGTGAACGGATATCGAAAAAATCGACGGCTTTGAATTCTTCGTCGAGCAGAATCGGGAACGGGACCCGATCCATTTGCGCCTTGCTGTCGGTCTGCGCGACCTTGATGAATTCATCAAGATGATCCCGAGGCCCCGGATAGACAACGAGAATCTCTGTCTCAAGTTCTTTAAACTTGTCGTAATTGGCAATCAGGCGAGCTGTCTGCGTGGTACAGAACGGACAGAGTGTGCCGTAGAAACCCTGCGTGAAAATCAGCACGACATTCTTCTCGCCCAGCACATCCTTCAGCAGCACCGGGTTGCCGTCCGTGTCCACGAACTGCAGATCATCCAACCCCTGAGGCGGAGTCGTATTCGAGGCCAACTCGTCTTTGAAGACGATGTTCTCCGGCGTGACATTGTAGTAGTCGTTGCCGTAGTCGGAGTCCGAAGAGTACGAGTAAGTCGTCGCCGGTGGCGGCGTCTCCGGCTCTGAACAGCCCCCCAGAAGCGGAGCAATCGGCAGGCAGACCGCAAGCATGATTCGCAAAACGCGGCAAGACATTAGACAGGCCCGTCAATGAGAGTTCATCATGAGGTACAGGATACGACCATGATTTTATCATAACGTACACCCTGATTGCGAAGAATCCCCTGTCATTCGGAATATTACGAACCTTTACGCCGTCGCTACGGGAGTCGACTTCTCTAGCGGCGCCCCGCTTGCAAAGTAGACCTCTTAACTCAAAACGTCAGTGAGGGACACACCTCACACGCCTTCGCTCACGCGTCGGGTTGGGATGTCCAGTGTCCCTCGTTCGGATCGCTGGTCGCAAAAAAAAAGCACCCGTCTGATTCTGACGGGTGCTATTGGATTCTGTTTGTATTCCGAGATTACTTCAGGAACACGGCGGCTTCTTCGTAGAAGGAGTCATCCAGGACTCGCATCTTGTCGACGGCATCTTTGAGAGGCACGCCGACGATTCGGGTCCCCTTCAGTGCGACCATCTTGCCGAAGTCTTTGTCGAGGGCCAGCTGACCGGCGTGGACACCACAGCGGGTTCCGAGCACGCGGTCGAAGGCACTCGGGCTTCCGCCACGCTGCAGGTGGCCGAGGATGACCGAACGGGTTTCGATTTCCATCCGCTCTTCGATGATCTTGGCAACCTGATCGCCGATTCCACCCAGCTTCACATGACCGAACTCGTCCAGTTCCTGGTCTTTGGTCACGAAGTCTTTGCTCAGCTTCGCGCCTTCGCTCACGACGACGATGCCGTACTTCTTGCCGGAATCGAGCTTTCGCTTCAGCGTCTCGACCATGTCGTCCAGGTCGACCGGCTTTTCCGGAACCATGAAGTAGTCGGCTCCGTTGGCGATGGCCGAGTAGCAGGCAATCCAGCCGGCGTGACGTCCCATCACTTCGACGACCAGAATTCGGCGATGCGATTCGGCGGTCGTGCGGAGGCGATCGATGGCGTCGGTGACGATATTGATACAGGTATCGAAACCGAAGGTCTGATCGGTGGCACTCAGGTCGTTATCGAT is a genomic window of Rubinisphaera margarita containing:
- a CDS encoding peroxiredoxin family protein, yielding MSCRVLRIMLAVCLPIAPLLGGCSEPETPPPATTYSYSSDSDYGNDYYNVTPENIVFKDELASNTTPPQGLDDLQFVDTDGNPVLLKDVLGEKNVVLIFTQGFYGTLCPFCTTQTARLIANYDKFKELETEILVVYPGPRDHLDEFIKVAQTDSKAQMDRVPFPILLDEEFKAVDFFDIRSQNAHPSTYVIDKQGNVLLAYVGKDHTADRPSVKKILESLKAAQD
- a CDS encoding 6-phosphofructokinase, with the translated sequence MKVGLLTGGGDCPGLNPVIRGVVKVIDNAGGECLGLLEGWRGAITGNHIQLTPANTDSIFDKGGTILGSSRTNPWKNPAEIDQILETFKKLGLDCLVAIGGDDTLGVASKLYSEKNFPTIGCPKTIDNDLSATDQTFGFDTCINIVTDAIDRLRTTAESHRRILVVEVMGRHAGWIACYSAIANGADYFMVPEKPVDLDDMVETLKRKLDSGKKYGIVVVSEGAKLSKDFVTKDQELDEFGHVKLGGIGDQVAKIIEERMEIETRSVILGHLQRGGSPSAFDRVLGTRCGVHAGQLALDKDFGKMVALKGTRIVGVPLKDAVDKMRVLDDSFYEEAAVFLK